A region from the Deinococcus misasensis DSM 22328 genome encodes:
- a CDS encoding phage tail protein — protein sequence MSFNFAPKGWALCNGQLLPINQNQALFSLLGTTYGGNGQTNFALPNLRGKVPIHQGSGFTLGESAGQENHTITQTEMPQHMHVLMSNNNTLGNNIPGNTAVLSQSSGAFLYGGAANLVAMAPQAVGTVGGSQAHPNMQPYLTLNFCIALQGIFPSQS from the coding sequence ATGAGCTTCAATTTTGCTCCCAAGGGGTGGGCGTTGTGCAATGGGCAATTGTTGCCCATCAACCAGAACCAGGCCTTGTTTTCACTGTTGGGGACCACATATGGAGGCAATGGGCAGACCAACTTTGCCTTGCCCAACTTGCGTGGGAAGGTGCCCATTCACCAGGGCAGTGGTTTCACCTTGGGTGAGTCAGCTGGGCAGGAAAACCACACCATCACCCAGACTGAAATGCCGCAGCACATGCATGTCCTGATGTCCAACAACAACACTTTGGGGAACAATATTCCAGGAAACACTGCCGTTCTGTCCCAGTCCTCAGGTGCTTTCCTTTATGGAGGAGCAGCCAATCTGGTGGCCATGGCACCCCAGGCGGTCGGGACTGTTGGAGGCTCCCAAGCCCACCCCAACATGCAGCCATACTTGACTTTGAACTTTTGCATTGCCCTGCAGGGCATTTTTCCCAGCCAGAGCTGA
- a CDS encoding phage tail protein: protein MAQPYVGEIRMFAGNFAPVGWMLCDGQLLPISEYETLFQLIGTTYGGDGESTFALPNLQSRIPIHMGTGSFGTTYQLGEMGGVESVTLTTQQIPAHTHALLATASTATLSSPAGQVLAPSVDGSVLGYGTDNPVSPLAAGSITPVGGNQPHENTQPFLCINYIISMFGIFPSPT from the coding sequence ATGGCACAACCTTATGTTGGAGAAATTCGGATGTTTGCAGGCAACTTTGCGCCTGTGGGATGGATGTTGTGTGATGGTCAACTGTTGCCCATCTCAGAATACGAAACCCTGTTTCAACTGATTGGAACCACCTATGGAGGGGATGGAGAATCCACTTTTGCCCTTCCCAACTTGCAGAGTCGCATTCCCATTCACATGGGCACAGGAAGTTTTGGAACCACCTATCAGCTTGGAGAAATGGGCGGGGTGGAAAGTGTGACCCTGACCACCCAGCAGATTCCTGCTCACACCCACGCTTTGCTGGCCACTGCTTCCACAGCCACCCTGTCCAGTCCAGCTGGACAGGTGCTTGCGCCTTCAGTGGATGGCAGTGTGCTGGGTTACGGGACCGACAATCCAGTGTCTCCTCTGGCTGCAGGCAGCATCACGCCGGTGGGTGGAAACCAACCGCATGAGAACACCCAGCCTTTCTTGTGCATCAATTACATCATTTCGATGTTCGGCATTTTCCCATCCCCCACCTGA
- a CDS encoding phage tail protein has translation MADPFVAEIRIFPFYFAPTGWAFCNGQILPISQNTALFSLLGTTYGGDGKSTFALPDLQGSAAMHPGQGQGLSLRDLGEIGGAQYVTLLQTEMPAHSHTLSASLGEATERAPAGQMPASGVGVGLFSVSSANSMMAFEGLAPAGGSMPHNNMQPYLTLNFCIALQGVYPSRG, from the coding sequence ATGGCAGATCCTTTTGTTGCAGAAATTCGCATCTTTCCCTTCTACTTTGCTCCCACTGGCTGGGCTTTCTGTAATGGGCAAATCCTTCCCATTTCTCAGAACACGGCCCTTTTCTCTTTGCTGGGAACCACTTATGGCGGAGATGGCAAATCCACCTTTGCCCTTCCTGATTTGCAGGGCAGTGCAGCCATGCATCCTGGGCAGGGACAGGGACTCTCCCTTCGTGATCTGGGAGAGATCGGTGGAGCCCAGTATGTCACTTTGTTGCAAACTGAAATGCCTGCGCACAGCCACACCCTCAGTGCCTCTCTGGGAGAAGCCACTGAACGTGCACCTGCTGGTCAGATGCCTGCTTCAGGGGTGGGCGTCGGCCTGTTCAGTGTCAGTTCTGCAAACAGCATGATGGCTTTTGAAGGCCTTGCTCCTGCGGGTGGCTCTATGCCCCACAACAACATGCAGCCCTACCTCACCCTGAATTTTTGCATTGCTCTGCAAGGCGTGTATCCTTCCAGAGGCTGA
- a CDS encoding GNAT family N-acetyltransferase: MTLTENLPVVLRTVIQQDYPMLFQIYASTRDDVMQVGWTDEQKHAFLVQQFTAQDSQYREHYQGADFLVIELQGQTIGRLYLHRTRKEHRLMEVTLLPQYRNQGLGTALMHALMEQADAAGLPLTLHVEQFNPAYQMYQRLGFQDVEQRGMYMFMERPAPQQQD, translated from the coding sequence ATGACCCTGACTGAAAACCTTCCAGTTGTGCTTCGCACTGTCATCCAGCAGGATTATCCGATGCTCTTTCAGATTTATGCCAGCACCCGTGACGATGTGATGCAGGTGGGCTGGACCGATGAGCAGAAGCATGCTTTTCTGGTTCAGCAATTCACTGCACAGGACAGCCAGTACCGCGAACATTATCAGGGGGCTGACTTTCTGGTCATTGAACTTCAGGGGCAGACCATTGGTCGCCTTTACTTGCACCGCACCCGCAAAGAACACCGCCTGATGGAAGTCACCTTGTTGCCCCAGTACCGCAATCAAGGTCTGGGCACAGCCCTGATGCATGCACTGATGGAACAGGCAGACGCAGCAGGTTTGCCCCTCACCTTGCATGTGGAGCAATTCAATCCTGCTTACCAGATGTACCAGCGTCTGGGATTTCAGGATGTGGAACAGAGAGGCATGTACATGTTCATGGAGCGTCCTGCACCTCAGCAGCAGGATTGA
- a CDS encoding DUF6916 family protein, whose translation MTEMLRTLTIEHFQPLIGETFHVQVNPQEAFEVRLAEAHLLGGDVLPTSGRKPYSLIFVDIQKRLVPQGIYHLTHAALEPLDVFMVPLQPDARGTVFEVIFT comes from the coding sequence ATGACCGAGATGCTGCGCACCCTCACCATTGAACACTTTCAACCCCTGATTGGAGAAACCTTTCATGTGCAGGTGAATCCACAAGAAGCTTTTGAAGTTCGACTGGCAGAAGCCCACCTGTTGGGTGGCGATGTGCTGCCCACCTCTGGCCGCAAACCTTACTCCCTGATTTTTGTGGACATCCAGAAACGGCTGGTCCCCCAGGGCATTTACCACCTCACCCATGCGGCTCTGGAACCTCTGGATGTGTTCATGGTCCCCTTGCAACCTGATGCCAGAGGGACGGTCTTTGAAGTGATTTTCACCTGA
- a CDS encoding S1C family serine protease, producing MKGCLTFVVLIGILLLVFPKATQQIQETFVKPPEPVVLQSGSQEDQLFRTVRASSFKIERDASDGVVIGTGFFIDEEGYALTAYHVVEFREQVRVVLPNARRFTADVVGFDNNTDLALLKVRIDKPNFLPLAATHPNVGDSILAVGNSGGDFLQRRVGKVIDLDVAASRADFPPGTMEMQAPIAPGDSGGPVVNAKGQVVGVISYIRIYEDESRTAYAVPMNQEQKVLGELYSGVKRDVPVLGVRSSIHASSFDPGVRVGGVQQNSPAEKAGLRPERSENVRMNDGSTEQVLKADYILAIDGTRVRNFDELIGVVRRKQIGEVVRLQVERDGKRLTLPVQLGARASVFNE from the coding sequence ATGAAAGGCTGCCTCACCTTTGTGGTTCTGATTGGCATTCTGCTGCTGGTGTTTCCCAAAGCCACCCAGCAGATACAAGAAACGTTTGTCAAACCTCCAGAGCCTGTGGTGCTGCAAAGCGGCAGTCAGGAAGATCAACTGTTCCGCACAGTTCGGGCCTCCAGTTTCAAAATCGAACGGGACGCCTCGGATGGGGTGGTCATTGGTACAGGCTTTTTCATTGATGAAGAAGGCTATGCCCTGACCGCTTACCACGTGGTGGAATTCCGTGAACAGGTCCGGGTGGTGCTTCCCAATGCAAGGCGCTTCACTGCAGATGTGGTGGGGTTCGACAACAACACCGATCTGGCCCTGCTGAAAGTCCGCATCGACAAACCCAACTTTTTGCCTCTGGCCGCCACCCATCCCAATGTTGGAGATTCCATCCTGGCGGTGGGCAACAGTGGCGGAGACTTCCTGCAACGCCGGGTCGGCAAAGTGATCGATCTGGATGTGGCTGCTTCCAGAGCAGACTTCCCACCGGGCACCATGGAAATGCAGGCCCCAATTGCCCCCGGTGACTCTGGTGGCCCCGTGGTCAATGCCAAGGGGCAGGTGGTGGGTGTGATCAGTTACATCCGCATTTATGAAGACGAGAGCCGCACCGCTTACGCCGTTCCCATGAATCAGGAACAGAAAGTGCTGGGAGAGCTTTACTCTGGGGTCAAGCGAGACGTGCCAGTGCTCGGGGTGCGGTCTTCCATTCATGCCTCTTCCTTTGATCCGGGCGTGCGGGTGGGCGGAGTCCAGCAAAACAGCCCTGCAGAAAAAGCAGGTTTGCGTCCAGAGCGTTCTGAAAATGTCCGCATGAACGACGGGTCCACCGAACAGGTGCTCAAAGCCGATTACATTCTGGCCATCGATGGCACCCGTGTGCGCAACTTCGATGAACTGATCGGGGTGGTGCGCCGCAAACAAATTGGCGAAGTGGTGCGTTTGCAGGTGGAACGGGACGGCAAACGCCTCACCCTTCCGGTTCAACTCGGGGCGAGGGCTTCTGTGTTCAACGAGTGA
- a CDS encoding EVE domain-containing protein: protein MAYWLLKSEPDVFGYPDLERVQKEPWNGVRNYQARNHLRSMQEGDLAFFYHSNSNPSGIAGICKIARSAYPDNLQFDPESKYFDPKSTSENPRWSMVDVVPVRALPLLSLETLRSLPELSDMLLLRKGNRLSVMPVTEAEWKAILDHVDSISAPAT from the coding sequence ATGGCTTACTGGCTTCTGAAAAGTGAACCGGACGTTTTCGGCTACCCTGACCTTGAGCGTGTGCAAAAGGAACCGTGGAATGGGGTGCGCAACTATCAGGCGCGCAACCACCTGCGTTCCATGCAGGAAGGGGATCTGGCCTTTTTTTACCACTCCAACAGCAACCCCTCGGGCATTGCAGGAATCTGCAAAATTGCCCGGTCTGCCTACCCAGACAACCTGCAATTTGATCCAGAGAGCAAATACTTTGACCCCAAGAGCACTTCTGAAAACCCGAGGTGGAGCATGGTGGATGTGGTGCCTGTACGTGCTTTGCCCTTGCTTTCTCTGGAAACCCTGAGAAGTTTGCCTGAACTCTCAGACATGCTCCTGCTCAGAAAAGGCAACCGCCTGTCGGTCATGCCTGTGACTGAAGCAGAGTGGAAAGCCATTCTGGACCATGTCGATTCAATTTCAGCCCCTGCAACCTGA